The following coding sequences lie in one Musa acuminata AAA Group cultivar baxijiao chromosome BXJ1-8, Cavendish_Baxijiao_AAA, whole genome shotgun sequence genomic window:
- the LOC103993285 gene encoding putative glucuronosyltransferase PGSIP8 isoform X1 codes for MGHVFVSGMDGGGRLWILVTLLLTLAAAAAAAASTTRRRHAYAAMMYMGTPRDYEFYVAMRVMMRSLAKLNVDADLVVIASVDVPVRWVQTLQEEDGVRVVTVENLKNPYESQENFNTRFKLTLNKLYAWSLVSYDRVVMLDSDNIFLQRTDELFQCGQFCAVFINPCIFHTGLFVLQPSMDVFKNMLHELEIGRENPDGADQGFLASYFPDLLDQPMFHPPINGTKLDGTYRLPLGYQMDASYYYLKLRWSIPCGPNSVITFPSAPWLKPWYWWSWPVLPLGLSWHEQRRKNLGYGSEVPVLLIQAIMYAGIIAVTRLARPSLSKLCYNRRPEKSIMILHAMLKVAAMWSILAAYTVPFFLIPRTVHPLLGWSLYVLGVASLSSIVINVFLLPPLPVLTVLLGILGSLVVMAFPWYSDGVVRALAVFAYAFCCAPMAWASLIKVSSSLQNLLEREAFFPRLGESTQVPEFNKLY; via the exons ATGGGACACG TGTTCGTGAGCGGCATGGATGGCGGGGGGCGACTGTGGATCCTGGTGACGCTGCTGTTGACGCTGGCGGCCGCTGCAGCGGCGGCGGCGTCAACGACGAGACGGAGGCACGCGTACGCGGCGATGATGTACATGGGGACGCCCAGGGACTACGAGTTCTACGTGGCGATGAGGGTGATGATGAGGTCCCTTGCGAAGCTCAACGTCGACGCCGATCTCGTTGTCATCGCCTCTGTAGATGTCCCAGTACGATGGGTCCAGACCTT GCAAGAGGAGGATGGTGTGAGGGTTGTCACTGTTGAGAATTTGAAGAACCCCTATGAAAGTCAAGAAAACTTCAACACCAGATTCAAGTTGACATTGAATAAGCTTTATGCATGGAGTTTAGTTTCATATGATCGAGTTGTTATGCTTGATTCTGATAACATTTTCCTCCAGCGTACTGATGAGCTTTTCCAGTGTGGTCAATTCTGTGCTGTCTTCATCAACCCCTGCATCTTTCATACCGGACTTTTTGTCCTTCAG CCTTCAATGGATGTTTTCAAGAACATGCTTCATGAACTAGAAATTGGACGTGAGAACCCAGATGGAGCTGATCAGGGCTTCCTTGCAAGCTACTTTCCTGACTTGCTTGATCAGCCGATGTTCCATCCACCTATCAATGGTACCAAACTTGATGGTACCTATCGGCTTCCTTTGGGATACCAGATGGATGCTTCATATTATT ATCTGAAACTCCGGTGGAGCATACCATGTGGACCAAATAGTGTAATCACATTCCCTAGTGCCCCATGGTTAAAGCCCTGGTATTGGTGGTCTTGGCCTGTCTTACCATTGGGTCTTTCATGGCATGAGCAACGTCGAAAGAATCTTGG GTATGGTTCAGAGGTTCCGGTGTTGCTGATCCAAGCTATAATGTATGCTGGAATCATAGCCGTCACCAGGTTGGCACGACCAAGCTTGTCGAAGCTGTGCTACAACCGACGTCCAGAGAAGAGCATCATGATCTTACATGCAATGCTTAAGGTGGCAGCAATGTGGTCTATACTTGCAGCATACACCGTGCCATTCTTCCTCATCCCGCGTACAGTGCATCCTCTTCTGGGCTGGTCCCTTTATGTGCTTGGAGTTGCTTCTCTTTCTTCAATTGTGATCAATGTCTTTCTGCTCCCACCTTTGCCGGTCCTCACAGTGTTGCTAGGAATATTGGGTTCGCTAGTTGTGATGGCATTCCCTTGGTATTCAGATGGTGTTGTTAGAGCTCTGGCAGTGTTTGCTTATGCCTTTTGCTGTGCTCCAATGGCATGGGCATCCTTGATTAAAGTGTCAAGTTCCTTGCAGAACCTACTTGAAAGGGAGGCCTTCTTTCCCAGACTCGGGGAGTCCACACAAGTGCCTGAGTTCAACAAACTTTATTAA
- the LOC103993285 gene encoding putative glucuronosyltransferase PGSIP8 isoform X2 has protein sequence MDGGGRLWILVTLLLTLAAAAAAAASTTRRRHAYAAMMYMGTPRDYEFYVAMRVMMRSLAKLNVDADLVVIASVDVPVRWVQTLQEEDGVRVVTVENLKNPYESQENFNTRFKLTLNKLYAWSLVSYDRVVMLDSDNIFLQRTDELFQCGQFCAVFINPCIFHTGLFVLQPSMDVFKNMLHELEIGRENPDGADQGFLASYFPDLLDQPMFHPPINGTKLDGTYRLPLGYQMDASYYYLKLRWSIPCGPNSVITFPSAPWLKPWYWWSWPVLPLGLSWHEQRRKNLGYGSEVPVLLIQAIMYAGIIAVTRLARPSLSKLCYNRRPEKSIMILHAMLKVAAMWSILAAYTVPFFLIPRTVHPLLGWSLYVLGVASLSSIVINVFLLPPLPVLTVLLGILGSLVVMAFPWYSDGVVRALAVFAYAFCCAPMAWASLIKVSSSLQNLLEREAFFPRLGESTQVPEFNKLY, from the exons ATGGATGGCGGGGGGCGACTGTGGATCCTGGTGACGCTGCTGTTGACGCTGGCGGCCGCTGCAGCGGCGGCGGCGTCAACGACGAGACGGAGGCACGCGTACGCGGCGATGATGTACATGGGGACGCCCAGGGACTACGAGTTCTACGTGGCGATGAGGGTGATGATGAGGTCCCTTGCGAAGCTCAACGTCGACGCCGATCTCGTTGTCATCGCCTCTGTAGATGTCCCAGTACGATGGGTCCAGACCTT GCAAGAGGAGGATGGTGTGAGGGTTGTCACTGTTGAGAATTTGAAGAACCCCTATGAAAGTCAAGAAAACTTCAACACCAGATTCAAGTTGACATTGAATAAGCTTTATGCATGGAGTTTAGTTTCATATGATCGAGTTGTTATGCTTGATTCTGATAACATTTTCCTCCAGCGTACTGATGAGCTTTTCCAGTGTGGTCAATTCTGTGCTGTCTTCATCAACCCCTGCATCTTTCATACCGGACTTTTTGTCCTTCAG CCTTCAATGGATGTTTTCAAGAACATGCTTCATGAACTAGAAATTGGACGTGAGAACCCAGATGGAGCTGATCAGGGCTTCCTTGCAAGCTACTTTCCTGACTTGCTTGATCAGCCGATGTTCCATCCACCTATCAATGGTACCAAACTTGATGGTACCTATCGGCTTCCTTTGGGATACCAGATGGATGCTTCATATTATT ATCTGAAACTCCGGTGGAGCATACCATGTGGACCAAATAGTGTAATCACATTCCCTAGTGCCCCATGGTTAAAGCCCTGGTATTGGTGGTCTTGGCCTGTCTTACCATTGGGTCTTTCATGGCATGAGCAACGTCGAAAGAATCTTGG GTATGGTTCAGAGGTTCCGGTGTTGCTGATCCAAGCTATAATGTATGCTGGAATCATAGCCGTCACCAGGTTGGCACGACCAAGCTTGTCGAAGCTGTGCTACAACCGACGTCCAGAGAAGAGCATCATGATCTTACATGCAATGCTTAAGGTGGCAGCAATGTGGTCTATACTTGCAGCATACACCGTGCCATTCTTCCTCATCCCGCGTACAGTGCATCCTCTTCTGGGCTGGTCCCTTTATGTGCTTGGAGTTGCTTCTCTTTCTTCAATTGTGATCAATGTCTTTCTGCTCCCACCTTTGCCGGTCCTCACAGTGTTGCTAGGAATATTGGGTTCGCTAGTTGTGATGGCATTCCCTTGGTATTCAGATGGTGTTGTTAGAGCTCTGGCAGTGTTTGCTTATGCCTTTTGCTGTGCTCCAATGGCATGGGCATCCTTGATTAAAGTGTCAAGTTCCTTGCAGAACCTACTTGAAAGGGAGGCCTTCTTTCCCAGACTCGGGGAGTCCACACAAGTGCCTGAGTTCAACAAACTTTATTAA
- the LOC108953671 gene encoding uncharacterized protein LOC108953671, with amino-acid sequence MQLPTGDLKICYNHKASTLPREANLANGTTPAFSWLPCRIPRSKSTTNVAPASDAAFSYPSKDNREFGGLIFAPPPPSSSAHTTRTAGVETVLSAGRPLPLFPVHLQDPSRQRAFKENREDHPTPLRNPEIAAQTPPRSSTAPPATGRGSKDGGTSAWARSPGRSPPPSASSSGGRKASYGFLEGSLRCRTEPSSGEEEKHQLRMLNSWLLLWRFTNVRSVADAQVQLLCQWEPHAKRHFEAVATLGRFLGAVYLLLPLVEGAKFIDICELH; translated from the exons ATGCAGTTGCCAA CGGGTGATCTAAAAATTTGCTATAATCACAAAGCGTCGACGTTGCCGCGCGAGGCGAACTTGGCGAACGGAACGACTCCGGCCTTCTCTTGGCTCCCCTGCCGCATCCCTCGCTCTAAGTCCACCACCAACGTCGCACCCGCGTCCGATGCCGCGTTCAGCTACCCCTCCAAGGATAATCGCGAGTTCGGGGGGCTCATCTTCGCTCCTCCGCCGCCGTCATCATCAGCCCATACGACGAGAACCGCGGGTGTGGAAACCGTCCTCTCCGCTGGGCGGCCGCTACCGCTGTTTCCGGTCCACCTCCAAGATCCGTCCCGCCAACGCGCCTTCAAGGAGAACCGCGAGGACCACCCCACCCCTTTGAGGAATCCGGAAATCGCCGCGCAAACGCCTCCGCGGTCATCCACCGCCCCACCGGCCACGGGGAGAGGATCGAAAGATGGCGGGACATCGGCGTGGGCGCGATCCCCAGGCCGATCGCCTCCGCCCTCCGCATCCTCCTCCGGCGGAAGAAAGGCCAGCTACGGATTCTTGGAGGGATCGCTTCGGTGCAGGACGGAGCCCTCTTCGGGGGAAGAAGAGAAGCACCAGCTAAGGATGCTGAATTCGTGGTTGCTACTGTGGCGGTTCACCAACGTCCGGAGCGTGGCGGACGCACAG GTTCAACTGCTATGTCAATGGGAACCGCATGCCAAGAGACACTTTGAAGCCGTGGCCACATTAGGGAGGTTTCTGGGAGCTGTCTATCTCTTGCTTCCCTTGGTTGAAGGAGCCAAG TTCATCGATATATGTGAGCTGCATTGA